A window from Neobacillus sp. PS3-40 encodes these proteins:
- a CDS encoding MerR family transcriptional regulator, whose product MHTIGEVAKILGISTHTLRYYEKEKIIIPDRDASGDRRYNDTHIKWLQFVIKLKETQMPIEKIKKYASLVLEGEHTTQERLSLLEEHKDSIKKQIRTLKAADEMLEYKIVTYKDFISKQD is encoded by the coding sequence ATGCACACCATTGGTGAAGTGGCTAAAATTTTAGGGATAAGTACACATACATTACGGTATTACGAAAAGGAAAAAATTATAATTCCTGATCGTGATGCAAGCGGAGACAGGCGATATAACGATACACATATTAAATGGCTGCAATTTGTTATCAAGTTAAAAGAAACACAAATGCCTATCGAGAAAATAAAGAAGTATGCTTCACTAGTTTTAGAAGGAGAACATACCACACAAGAGCGATTAAGCCTTTTAGAAGAACATAAAGACTCTATTAAGAAACAAATCAGAACGTTAAAAGCTGCAGATGAGATGCTTGAATATAAAATTGTGACTTACAAAGATTTCATCAGTAAACAAGATTAG
- a CDS encoding SDR family NAD(P)-dependent oxidoreductase produces the protein MKYTVITGASSGIGYETALAFAARGKNLIIAARRTEELEKLKSKVADINADLDVVIRTVDLSVTANVYAFYESLHDYQIETWINNAGFGNIASVGEQNLNKIETMLHLNIEALTVLSSLYVRDYADVEGTQIINISSGGGYLIVADAVTYCATKFYVSAFTEGLAQELKGKGAAMQAKALAPAATETEFAKRSYDVDNFEYDGIVPKFHTAEQMAGFLLDLYDSEKVVGIVNGETYDFELRDPIYPYVTRIRN, from the coding sequence ATGAAATATACAGTTATAACGGGTGCTAGTTCAGGAATTGGGTATGAAACGGCTCTTGCTTTTGCGGCTCGCGGAAAAAACTTAATCATAGCAGCTCGCAGAACGGAGGAATTAGAGAAGCTAAAATCAAAAGTGGCTGACATTAACGCAGACCTGGATGTTGTCATTCGAACTGTTGACTTATCTGTTACTGCAAATGTTTATGCATTCTACGAAAGCCTTCACGATTATCAGATTGAGACCTGGATCAACAATGCTGGGTTTGGAAACATTGCTTCCGTTGGGGAACAAAATTTAAATAAAATTGAGACGATGCTTCACTTGAATATTGAAGCCTTAACCGTTCTGTCCTCTCTTTATGTACGAGACTATGCAGATGTTGAGGGAACGCAAATCATCAATATTTCTTCAGGAGGAGGATATCTGATTGTTGCCGATGCTGTGACCTACTGTGCGACAAAGTTCTATGTAAGTGCCTTTACAGAAGGTCTAGCACAAGAATTGAAAGGAAAAGGAGCAGCTATGCAAGCAAAAGCATTGGCTCCAGCTGCAACAGAGACCGAATTTGCGAAACGCTCCTATGATGTTGATAATTTTGAATATGATGGTATTGTTCCTAAGTTCCATACAGCTGAACAAATGGCCGGTTTCTTACTGGATTTATATGACAGTGAGAAGGTGGTAGGAATTGTGAATGGAGAAACGTATGACTTCGAATTAAGAGATCCGATTTATCCGTATGTGACGCGGATAAGAAACTAG
- a CDS encoding nuclear transport factor 2 family protein encodes MEHELKEFIKKCDLAIKQEDFDTLMNYYTNDAILVVKPGMIARGKEEIKKAFIAIAKYFNNSILPTQGEMIILEAGDTALVLSQTLLEADKEDSEYSMDRRATYVFKKNSQGEWLCAIDNSYGTELINN; translated from the coding sequence ATGGAACACGAATTAAAAGAGTTTATTAAAAAGTGTGACCTTGCAATAAAGCAAGAAGATTTTGATACTTTGATGAATTACTATACTAATGATGCAATTTTAGTTGTAAAACCCGGAATGATTGCACGTGGCAAAGAGGAAATTAAAAAAGCATTTATTGCAATTGCGAAATATTTTAATAACAGTATTCTACCAACACAAGGGGAAATGATTATTTTAGAAGCAGGCGATACTGCTTTAGTTTTATCTCAGACACTACTTGAAGCTGATAAAGAGGATTCGGAGTATTCAATGGATAGAAGGGCAACATATGTGTTTAAGAAAAATTCACAAGGGGAATGGCTTTGTGCAATTGATAACTCATATGGTACAGAATTAATTAATAATTAG
- a CDS encoding VOC family protein — MNEQYASQDGSFSLIVGDNHVVLMLFPESAFRGFTGNTIADSQQGTEVLFSLGANSRDEVDEIALKAERAGGTVFSKPGEHGGWMYGCGFADPDGHRWNMLYMDMSKIPQG; from the coding sequence CTGAATGAGCAGTATGCAAGTCAAGATGGCTCTTTCAGCTTGATCGTCGGAGACAATCACGTTGTTTTGATGCTCTTCCCAGAATCCGCGTTCCGCGGTTTTACGGGGAATACTATTGCGGATTCGCAGCAGGGTACTGAAGTGTTATTTTCTCTGGGTGCGAACTCCAGGGATGAAGTTGATGAGATCGCCTTGAAAGCCGAACGTGCCGGTGGCACTGTATTCAGCAAGCCAGGCGAACATGGTGGCTGGATGTACGGCTGCGGTTTTGCTGATCCGGACGGTCATAGGTGGAACATGTTGTACATGGATATGAGCAAAATTCCGCAAGGTTGA
- a CDS encoding cold shock domain-containing protein, with translation MLDEEDGNHVFVHFSQITPDKVRFPNGFRFLKQGQRLLFELVENPGSLDQNKVAKNVTIISD, from the coding sequence ATGCTTGACGAAGAAGATGGAAATCATGTCTTTGTTCATTTTAGCCAAATTACACCTGATAAAGTAAGGTTTCCAAATGGTTTCCGATTCCTTAAACAAGGGCAAAGGTTATTGTTCGAGTTAGTTGAAAACCCAGGTTCACTTGATCAAAATAAGGTTGCGAAGAATGTAACTATTATTTCTGACTAA
- a CDS encoding metalloregulator ArsR/SmtB family transcription factor, translating to MSGKIPDVNMRTLSSLSEPNRMNIVVLLRDGPLTVGEIADQLGLRQPQTSKHLKVLSDNGIVKVQAEANRRIYKLRPEPFQALDSWIQSFLCVMQERFDNLDDYLKELQNKEKS from the coding sequence ATGTCAGGGAAAATTCCGGACGTGAACATGAGGACGCTGAGCTCTTTGTCTGAACCAAATCGTATGAATATCGTCGTACTCTTGCGTGACGGTCCCCTGACCGTTGGGGAAATCGCAGACCAGTTGGGATTGAGGCAGCCCCAAACTTCGAAGCATCTAAAAGTGTTAAGCGACAACGGGATTGTGAAAGTGCAGGCCGAAGCTAACCGCCGTATCTACAAGCTTCGGCCCGAGCCTTTCCAAGCGCTGGATTCTTGGATACAGTCCTTCCTGTGCGTGATGCAAGAAAGATTCGACAATCTAGATGATTATTTGAAGGAATTGCAAAACAAGGAAAAATCATAA
- a CDS encoding VOC family protein: MISNVGQIMLYVNNQDEAKAFWTEKVGFSVISEEDNGQGMRWIEIAPTKEAETSIILHNKEFVAKMSPDLNLGTPSLMFFSKNFDNLYSDLSNKNVTVGEIVNMPSGRVFNFADSENNYFAVMEKK; encoded by the coding sequence ATGATTAGTAATGTAGGTCAAATCATGTTGTATGTTAATAACCAAGATGAAGCAAAGGCGTTTTGGACAGAAAAAGTAGGGTTTAGTGTAATTTCAGAGGAAGACAATGGTCAAGGTATGAGATGGATTGAAATTGCTCCAACTAAAGAAGCTGAAACAAGCATTATTCTCCATAATAAGGAATTTGTTGCGAAAATGTCGCCTGATTTAAATCTTGGAACACCTTCTTTAATGTTCTTCTCAAAAAATTTTGATAATCTATATAGTGACTTATCAAACAAAAACGTTACAGTCGGAGAAATTGTAAATATGCCTTCAGGTAGGGTATTTAATTTTGCAGATAGTGAAAATAATTACTTTGCAGTAATGGAAAAAAAGTGA
- a CDS encoding DUF5661 family protein has translation MYYYYNNFPYMNPFINYSNYGMDFTRLSNRNLLNKYPTRFTTNNIESNSLNRVRTSFSKEEAAAIALLLGIDFTKSKFNLDEFWMGVNTELEHGKQSSQTNVTGDDPLITGKIALAHLNEFPDYYKRLKVFEEEAKKYWNK, from the coding sequence GTGTACTACTACTATAATAATTTTCCGTATATGAATCCCTTCATTAATTATTCTAACTATGGTATGGATTTTACTCGTTTATCAAATAGAAATTTACTTAACAAATATCCAACTAGGTTTACAACTAATAATATTGAATCAAATAGTTTAAATAGGGTCAGAACTAGCTTTTCTAAAGAGGAAGCAGCAGCAATAGCCTTACTTTTAGGTATTGACTTTACTAAAAGTAAGTTTAATTTAGATGAGTTTTGGATGGGAGTAAATACTGAACTTGAACACGGAAAACAATCCAGCCAAACTAATGTTACCGGGGATGACCCTCTAATTACTGGGAAAATTGCATTGGCACATCTTAACGAGTTTCCAGATTATTATAAAAGATTAAAAGTTTTCGAGGAGGAAGCAAAAAAATATTGGAACAAATAA
- a CDS encoding DUF421 domain-containing protein: MDFFQSQETLTTLEWILRAVVAFFILLIVAKVLGQRAISQLRPLDFAITLVIGNIIAHPLSDEHLGLKGSIISTVVLVILYLGGIFMILKWPWFRKLINHAPITIVQNGKILYKGLKKARITIDVLLEELREEKVEDVKKVALAIWESDGKFSVFLDPKYEPLTPSSIQMGIEPFDFPRTIIKEGKINSKELKQIRKDEGWVVSNLASLYQTDVKNVLLATLDRKDNLKVFLYK, translated from the coding sequence ATGGATTTTTTTCAAAGCCAGGAAACACTCACTACCCTTGAGTGGATTCTTCGAGCAGTTGTTGCTTTTTTCATTTTATTAATTGTTGCTAAAGTCTTAGGTCAACGTGCGATCTCCCAATTAAGACCCCTTGATTTCGCCATTACCTTAGTCATTGGAAACATTATTGCCCATCCACTATCAGACGAGCATCTTGGGCTAAAAGGGTCTATCATTTCAACGGTTGTATTGGTGATCTTGTATCTTGGCGGTATTTTTATGATTCTTAAATGGCCATGGTTTAGAAAGCTAATCAATCATGCACCAATTACGATTGTTCAGAACGGAAAAATCCTTTATAAGGGATTAAAAAAGGCAAGAATAACTATTGATGTGTTATTGGAAGAATTACGGGAAGAAAAAGTAGAAGATGTGAAAAAAGTAGCCTTGGCGATTTGGGAATCAGACGGAAAATTTTCGGTTTTTTTAGATCCAAAATACGAACCTCTAACACCTTCATCCATTCAGATGGGAATAGAGCCTTTCGATTTCCCAAGAACGATCATTAAGGAAGGTAAGATAAATTCCAAAGAGTTAAAACAAATTCGGAAGGACGAAGGCTGGGTTGTTTCTAATTTAGCAAGTTTATATCAGACCGATGTAAAAAATGTTCTGCTTGCCACCCTTGATAGGAAAGATAATCTTAAGGTTTTTTTATATAAATAA
- a CDS encoding AMP-binding protein, which yields MITLKQQTIGQLLHEAVKKYSSKEALVYSQENIRYSYQQFYDETTKLAKALLGLGIKKGEKIAIWATNVPEWVLLQFASARIGAILVTVNTSYQSTELEYLLKQSDATTLFLINGFKGTSYINTIHTVTNHKLLKSKPGELQLEHLSYLKNIVYIGSDETPNGMYSWGEINSLGEAINDHQLAEIEATLTYDEVINMQYTSGTTGFPKGVMLTHNNIVNNGYLVANAMNLTDQDRLCIPVPFFHCFGCVMGTLASVSVGATMVPIIEFNPKVVLKTVENEKCTALHGVPTMFIAELNLDNFKEYNLSSLRTGIMAGSNCPIEVMKKVMNEMGMSEVTIAYGQTESSPVITQTVTNDPIDRKVNSVGKAHPFTEVKIVDPLTGEEVPVGAQGELCTRGYLVMKGYYKMPEATVKAIDKDGWLHTGDLATVDPDGYFEVTGRLKDMIIRGGENIYPREIEEFLYLHEGILDVQVVGIPDAKYGERVAACIQVKEGYPLSEEDVKDFCRGKLAFYKIPEYIMFVDHYPMTASGKIQKYKLREQVNQFAGDIGKSS from the coding sequence ATGATTACGTTAAAACAGCAAACTATTGGCCAACTTTTACACGAAGCTGTAAAGAAATACAGCTCAAAAGAAGCATTAGTCTATTCACAAGAGAACATCCGTTATTCGTACCAACAGTTTTATGATGAAACGACGAAGCTGGCTAAAGCTTTATTAGGTTTAGGTATAAAAAAAGGTGAAAAAATTGCAATATGGGCGACAAACGTACCTGAATGGGTATTACTTCAATTTGCTTCAGCACGAATTGGTGCTATTTTAGTGACTGTGAATACGAGTTATCAATCAACTGAATTAGAGTATTTATTAAAACAATCTGACGCCACAACCCTTTTTTTAATTAATGGATTTAAAGGCACCTCTTACATCAACACCATTCACACTGTTACAAATCATAAACTTTTAAAATCAAAACCTGGCGAACTTCAACTAGAACATCTTTCATATTTAAAAAATATTGTCTACATTGGCAGCGATGAAACACCGAATGGTATGTATAGTTGGGGCGAGATAAATTCTTTAGGTGAAGCCATCAACGACCATCAATTAGCAGAGATTGAAGCAACCTTAACATATGATGAAGTCATTAACATGCAATATACATCAGGTACAACAGGATTTCCAAAAGGCGTTATGCTTACACATAACAATATTGTTAATAATGGTTATCTTGTTGCAAATGCGATGAATTTAACTGACCAAGATAGACTCTGTATTCCAGTTCCATTTTTCCATTGTTTTGGCTGTGTCATGGGGACACTTGCCAGTGTTTCAGTTGGTGCGACAATGGTACCAATCATTGAATTCAACCCAAAAGTAGTATTGAAAACCGTAGAAAATGAAAAATGCACCGCATTACACGGTGTACCAACCATGTTTATAGCTGAATTAAATCTTGATAATTTTAAAGAATACAATTTATCCTCCCTTCGTACTGGTATTATGGCGGGTTCTAACTGCCCTATTGAAGTAATGAAAAAAGTCATGAATGAAATGGGAATGAGTGAAGTGACCATTGCATATGGACAAACGGAGTCATCCCCTGTTATCACGCAAACAGTCACAAATGACCCAATTGATCGTAAAGTGAATTCTGTTGGAAAGGCCCACCCATTTACCGAAGTTAAAATTGTTGACCCCTTAACTGGTGAAGAAGTTCCAGTAGGTGCCCAGGGCGAATTATGTACTCGTGGATACTTAGTAATGAAAGGCTATTACAAAATGCCTGAAGCAACTGTGAAGGCGATTGATAAAGATGGATGGCTTCATACAGGTGATTTGGCAACAGTCGACCCAGATGGCTACTTTGAAGTAACTGGAAGACTTAAAGATATGATCATTCGTGGTGGTGAAAATATTTATCCACGTGAAATTGAAGAATTCTTATATTTGCATGAAGGCATATTAGATGTCCAAGTCGTAGGAATCCCTGATGCTAAATACGGCGAAAGAGTCGCTGCATGTATTCAAGTCAAAGAAGGCTATCCATTATCAGAAGAGGACGTCAAAGACTTTTGTCGAGGAAAACTAGCATTTTACAAGATTCCTGAATATATTATGTTTGTTGATCACTATCCAATGACAGCCTCAGGTAAAATTCAGAAATATAAACTGCGAGAACAAGTAAATCAATTTGCAGGTGATATTGGGAAATCAAGTTAA
- a CDS encoding HAD family hydrolase, whose amino-acid sequence MKAVIFDFDGTLADTLPVCFFAFQAVFREFDNRELTSEEIKAMFGPSETGIIRKNLMNNDYEKAIELFYEKYNGEHQNLVRKNEKINNLLRRLKKEGYKLGIYSGKARRSLDISLKCLEMDHYFDVVITGDDVKLPKPHPEGINRALKQLKVSHDEAIFLGDSDADILAGKHAMIHTIGVQWLPNYQTIEFSVQPDEIYSNINDFNLFLTELSI is encoded by the coding sequence ATTAAAGCAGTAATATTTGACTTTGATGGCACACTTGCTGATACATTACCGGTTTGTTTCTTTGCTTTTCAAGCTGTTTTTAGAGAATTTGATAATCGAGAGTTAACTTCTGAAGAAATAAAGGCTATGTTTGGCCCTTCGGAAACAGGGATAATTCGAAAAAACCTTATGAATAATGATTATGAAAAAGCAATAGAGTTATTTTATGAAAAATACAATGGTGAACACCAAAACTTAGTTCGGAAAAATGAGAAAATAAATAATTTATTAAGGAGACTAAAAAAAGAAGGGTATAAACTAGGGATTTATTCTGGTAAGGCAAGAAGAAGTCTTGATATCTCTTTAAAATGTCTTGAGATGGATCACTATTTTGATGTTGTGATCACTGGTGATGATGTAAAGTTACCAAAGCCACATCCCGAGGGAATAAATAGAGCATTGAAACAGCTAAAGGTATCCCATGATGAGGCTATTTTCCTCGGAGATAGTGATGCTGATATATTGGCCGGTAAACATGCAATGATCCATACCATTGGAGTGCAATGGTTACCAAATTACCAGACAATAGAGTTTAGTGTTCAACCAGATGAAATATATAGTAATATAAATGATTTTAATCTATTCCTTACAGAACTTAGTATATAG
- a CDS encoding amidase family protein yields the protein MQYVGIANTLRLPALTIPAGETKNGLPIAVQLITTVGQEKALFHFGRIIEKDFRGYRRCQLL from the coding sequence ATGCAATATGTGGGGATTGCCAACACATTAAGGCTTCCCGCCTTAACCATACCTGCAGGGGAGACCAAGAATGGACTTCCAATAGCAGTACAATTAATAACTACAGTAGGACAAGAAAAGGCACTATTTCATTTCGGAAGAATCATAGAAAAAGATTTTCGAGGATATAGACGTTGCCAGCTACTTTAG
- the acnA gene encoding aconitate hydratase AcnA translates to MLKELKSGNHSFNYYSLSSLEEKGFKKVSSFPFSIKILLEAAARQWDGKTITNEHVERFAQWMENQGTGEVPFKPARILLQDFTGVPAIVDLAAMRSAMDALGGDSENINPLVPVDLIIDHSIMVDRFGTDDSFAYNAEMEFRRNGERYKFLRWAQTSFRNLSIVPPSTGICHQVNLEYLAKVTLTKEANGQKVVFPDTLVGCDSHTTMINGLGVVGWGVGGIEAEAGMLGQPLYFITPEVIGFKLTGKLSEGVTATDMTLTITEILRKKDVVGKIVEFYGTGLSSISLPDRATVGNMSPEYGATMGYFPVDKESLNYLRRTGRSEELVQLVEQYYKAQGMFRTDDTPDPVFSDTIELDLSTVVPSLAGPKRPQDRIALTDMKEKWNQILRAPIEQGGYELPEDEIKKEVEVTFANGEKAKIGTGSVVISAITSCTNTSNPSVMLAAGLVAKKAIEKGLRRPSYVKSSLSPGSKVVTDYLEKAGLIEPLAKLGYNLTGYGCFTCIGNSGPLPDPVRKAISENDLTVVSVLSGNRNFEGRIHAQVKANFLMSPPLLLAYGLAGRIDIDFETEPVGYNEKNEPVFLKDIWPTSEEVQEAINRAIEPDMFRKEYENVFEANEHWNELPVSKGKLYEWDDISTYIHHPPFFEGLKPMAEPIQEIHGAKSLALLGDSVTTDHISPAGSIAKDSPAGTFLQKAGVKIENFNSYGSRRGNDLVMTRGTFANIRIRNQMVPGTEGGYTKYLPTGETMPIYDAAMQYKANGTPLVVIAGKEYGTGSSRDWAAKGTLLLGVKAVIAESFERIHRSNLVGMGVLPLQFKEGESWKSLGINGLETFAIPGLNDNLQPGKIITVRALRPDGSTFDFEVITRLDSTVDVEYYRNGGILQTVLRQLLN, encoded by the coding sequence ATGTTAAAAGAGTTAAAATCCGGGAATCATTCTTTCAACTATTATTCTCTTTCAAGTTTAGAGGAAAAGGGATTCAAAAAAGTATCGTCATTTCCATTTTCAATAAAGATCTTGCTTGAAGCAGCCGCACGGCAATGGGATGGAAAAACAATTACAAATGAACACGTTGAAAGATTTGCCCAATGGATGGAAAATCAAGGGACTGGGGAAGTCCCTTTTAAACCGGCAAGAATTTTATTACAAGATTTTACTGGCGTTCCCGCAATTGTAGATTTGGCAGCCATGCGATCTGCAATGGACGCCTTAGGCGGTGACTCGGAAAACATAAACCCACTTGTTCCCGTTGATCTTATTATTGACCATTCGATTATGGTTGACCGGTTTGGAACGGATGATTCCTTTGCTTATAACGCTGAAATGGAATTTCGCCGAAATGGCGAGCGGTATAAATTTTTAAGATGGGCACAAACCTCCTTTAGGAACCTAAGCATTGTTCCCCCATCAACTGGAATTTGCCACCAGGTGAATTTAGAGTACCTAGCAAAAGTTACTTTAACGAAGGAAGCAAATGGCCAAAAGGTAGTATTCCCCGATACTCTTGTCGGTTGTGACTCTCATACGACCATGATTAATGGACTTGGCGTGGTGGGATGGGGTGTTGGCGGGATTGAAGCAGAAGCGGGAATGTTAGGGCAGCCACTTTATTTTATTACACCCGAGGTAATCGGGTTTAAATTAACCGGTAAGCTTTCAGAAGGGGTCACAGCTACAGATATGACCCTGACGATTACAGAAATCCTGCGTAAAAAAGACGTTGTTGGAAAGATCGTCGAGTTTTATGGGACAGGACTTTCGAGTATTAGCCTTCCAGACCGCGCAACGGTAGGGAATATGTCACCTGAATACGGTGCAACAATGGGCTATTTTCCGGTCGATAAGGAATCCTTGAATTATTTGCGTCGGACAGGACGAAGTGAAGAACTTGTTCAACTTGTTGAACAATATTATAAAGCACAAGGAATGTTCCGCACTGATGATACACCGGATCCAGTTTTCTCGGATACGATTGAACTTGATCTTTCAACCGTTGTGCCAAGTTTAGCAGGTCCGAAACGTCCGCAAGATCGTATTGCTTTAACGGATATGAAAGAAAAATGGAATCAAATCCTGCGTGCTCCTATTGAACAAGGCGGATACGAGCTTCCGGAGGATGAAATCAAAAAAGAAGTGGAAGTTACATTTGCAAACGGTGAAAAGGCCAAAATTGGCACGGGCTCCGTTGTCATTTCAGCTATTACCAGTTGCACAAACACATCCAACCCGTCTGTCATGCTTGCCGCGGGTCTTGTAGCCAAAAAAGCGATTGAAAAAGGCTTACGGCGTCCTTCTTATGTCAAAAGCAGCTTATCTCCTGGGTCAAAGGTTGTTACGGATTATCTCGAAAAAGCGGGGCTAATCGAACCATTGGCAAAGCTTGGTTACAATCTTACCGGATACGGCTGTTTCACTTGTATTGGAAACAGCGGCCCACTGCCAGATCCAGTTAGAAAGGCAATCAGTGAAAATGATCTCACGGTTGTTTCTGTTTTAAGCGGAAATCGGAATTTTGAAGGACGCATACATGCACAGGTGAAAGCCAACTTTTTGATGTCTCCGCCACTCCTTCTTGCTTATGGCTTAGCCGGCCGCATTGACATTGACTTTGAAACAGAGCCCGTAGGTTATAATGAAAAAAATGAACCTGTCTTTTTAAAAGATATTTGGCCTACATCGGAAGAAGTTCAAGAAGCGATCAACCGGGCAATTGAACCCGATATGTTCAGAAAAGAATACGAAAATGTTTTCGAGGCTAATGAACACTGGAATGAACTTCCCGTATCAAAAGGAAAACTTTATGAATGGGACGACATTTCTACCTATATTCATCACCCGCCTTTCTTTGAGGGGTTGAAGCCTATGGCTGAGCCTATTCAAGAGATTCATGGAGCGAAGAGTTTGGCCTTGCTTGGGGATTCGGTGACGACGGATCATATTTCTCCGGCCGGCAGTATTGCAAAAGACAGCCCTGCCGGAACATTCCTTCAAAAAGCCGGCGTCAAAATAGAAAATTTCAACTCTTATGGATCCCGCCGTGGAAATGATCTTGTCATGACCAGAGGCACTTTTGCCAACATTCGTATTCGCAATCAAATGGTCCCAGGAACTGAGGGTGGCTACACAAAGTATCTTCCTACCGGAGAAACCATGCCAATCTATGATGCTGCAATGCAATATAAAGCAAACGGGACTCCGCTGGTAGTGATCGCAGGGAAGGAATATGGGACAGGAAGCTCACGCGACTGGGCTGCAAAAGGAACCTTATTGCTTGGAGTGAAAGCGGTCATTGCGGAATCCTTTGAGCGAATTCACCGAAGCAATCTTGTTGGGATGGGTGTACTTCCTTTGCAATTTAAAGAGGGTGAAAGTTGGAAATCGCTTGGTATCAATGGCTTGGAGACGTTTGCCATTCCTGGGTTGAATGATAATTTACAACCAGGCAAAATCATTACTGTACGGGCTTTACGTCCAGACGGTTCAACCTTTGATTTTGAAGTCATCACACGTCTGGATAGTACTGTTGATGTGGAATATTACCGAAATGGCGGAATTTTGCAAACCGTTTTACGACAATTGCTTAATTAA
- a CDS encoding ABC transporter permease encodes MNIVQNFGDTITLANRIIKHNMRSIDTLITVIAMPIMMLLGMVYIFGGAIQIPGVSQDDYINYILPGILLMTIATGSAYTSLRINLDKTSGMFDRFKSMPISKSSVLGGQVCASVVSMLVSIIAVLLVGFLAGFRSNASISEWLLVALIIVLFSLALTWISVPFGLASGSIEGASSFSYILLMLLFVSSAFVPVDGMPKVVRIFAENQPMTPIIQTVRNLLNSQAVGNDLWVSIGWMVLIIMISYLFGMKVYRRV; translated from the coding sequence ATGAATATAGTACAAAATTTTGGTGATACAATAACACTTGCCAATCGAATTATTAAACATAACATGAGAAGTATCGATACGCTTATTACAGTTATTGCAATGCCTATCATGATGTTATTAGGTATGGTTTATATATTTGGAGGAGCGATCCAAATTCCAGGAGTATCACAAGATGATTATATTAACTATATCCTCCCTGGAATCTTATTAATGACGATTGCCACAGGCTCTGCTTATACCTCTCTACGAATTAACTTAGATAAAACTTCTGGGATGTTTGATAGATTTAAGTCAATGCCTATATCCAAATCATCTGTATTAGGTGGTCAGGTTTGCGCTTCCGTTGTCTCTATGCTTGTATCGATTATTGCCGTTTTGTTAGTTGGATTTCTAGCTGGATTTAGGAGTAATGCATCAATTTCAGAATGGCTTCTTGTGGCATTAATAATTGTTCTTTTTTCTCTTGCATTAACATGGATTTCAGTACCTTTTGGCTTGGCCTCTGGAAGTATTGAAGGAGCTAGTTCCTTCTCTTACATTTTGTTGATGTTGCTTTTTGTCAGTTCCGCATTTGTCCCTGTCGATGGAATGCCAAAAGTAGTTCGAATCTTCGCAGAAAACCAACCGATGACCCCGATTATACAAACAGTCAGAAATCTATTAAATTCACAAGCTGTTGGAAATGATTTATGGGTGTCCATAGGCTGGATGGTACTAATCATAATGATTTCATACCTATTTGGAATGAAAGTTTATAGGAGAGTATAA